A segment of the Neisseria chenwenguii genome:
CTGCGTTCGGCAGGCGGTTTTTCAGACGGCCTGTGTTGCCGGATGAGTCGGTTTTACATCGGCGGGCCGCCCGGGTCGCCCCGCATATTGTTGGATTTGGCATTGGCATCGGCTTCGGAAACAATCACTTTCTCGCCTTCTGCCAAGCCTTTGGTCACTTGGATGTTGGTGCCGTCGCTCAAGCCGACGCCGATTTCTTTTTCAACCGGCTTGTTTTTGTTGCCGAGCACGCGCACGAAGCGTTTGCCGTTTTTCGGTTTCACCGCCAATACGGGCACGGTCAGCACGTTTTTCGCTTCATTGACGGTAATGGTGTTTTCCGTGGTCATGCCGATGTGCAGCGAGCGGTCTTCATTGGGAACGAGCGCGCGCGCGTAGTAGTAGATGGCGGTGGAAGTGGTGTCGGTGGAAGTGGTGTAGCTGCCCTGCGACATGGTGGTCAGGCCGGGATCGACGGAATCGAGCTTGCCGGTACGCACTTTGTCGGAATCGGACAACACGGTAAACGAAACCGGCATTCCCGCTTTGACTTTGCTGATGTCGCCTTCGGCAATCTGCATTTTGTTCAGCATCACACTCAAATCGGCAAGCTGGACGATGGTCGGCGTACTCTGCACGGCGTTGACCGACTGGCCTTCTTCAACGGGAATCGCCACGACCGTGCCGTCTGAAGGCGCGGTGATTTTAGTGTCGCCCAATTCTTTTTCGGCGGTATTGATGGAAATCTGCGTCTGCTTAATGGACGACCGGATTTCTTCCAGCGACGCTTTGGCGGCGGCCAGATTGTTTTCCGCCGTTTCCAGATTTTCCTTAGAAGTCGCATCTTCCGCCCACAGAGCTTTTTCGCGTTTATACTGGGTTTGCGCGGATTTCAGCGCGATTTGCTGCGATCTGAGTTTGGCTTGGAAAGTATCCAGCTCGGCGCGTTTGGTGTTGAGGGTGTTGGTTTGCGTACGCGAGTCGATTTCGGCAATCAAATCGCCTTTTTTCACCTGCTGGCCGATTTTGACGTGCAGCTTTTTAATCTGTCCCGACGCTTCCGCACCGACCTGAATCAGTTTGTCGGCGGAAATTTCGCCCGTTGCCGTTACCGTCTGCTTCAAATCTTTGCGTCCGACCGGTTCGGTCAGATAGTTTACGGTGTCTTTCGGCTGGAAATAACTCCAAGCTCCGTAGCACAGCCCCGCCAAAACGACGGCGCCGACTACCCATTTGATTTTTTTTGCCATAGCGTTAAACCCGAAGTGTACTGTCGGCGTGCGTTTTGTCGCATAATACCAACAGTGATGAATGGAAATAGGAGAATCGGGGCGGATTGTACTGGATATGCGAGCCAAGGCAAAGGGCGGGAGAAAAAGATTAAAATATTAAACGGCTGTTTTATAAACAAATTATAAACAGCCGTTTTCCAAAAAATTACACCGTATTTACATATTTTCCGTAAGAGCAGATTTATTTATACATAATCGCGCAGGAAAAATTTATAATGACGGATGAAATAACGCAGTGCAATCTGCATCTAAAACAACCCTGATATTACGGCACTCATTGTTATGAAACACCCCCAACGCGGCTTTACGCTGATTGAAATGCTCATCGTCATCACCATCCTGGCCATTCTCGCCACCATCGCCTACCCGATTTACACCGAACAAGTCCGCCAGTCGCGCCTGTCTAACGTGCGCGCCACGCTGGTGAAAAACGCGCAAATGCTGGAGCGGTATTATGCGCAGAAACATACGTTTGAGGGATTTTCTCCGTCTTCTTTAGCGCAGAATGATCATTTTGATATTTCGTTTGGTAAGCCTGATACAAACAATACAAAAAACTCGATTAAGGTCGATCCAACGGCGGCAGGTTTCGTTTTGCGGGCTGAGCCGAAGAATAAAGATGAACCCTGTACCGTTTATCTCAATGACAGCGGACTTTTCTGGGCGGTCAGTTCGGATGATACTAAAGCCTGCCCGGGTTACGACAAACTCAGTGATTAAACCAATCTTTCAAATCTGAATCCGCAAAACAGCAAAGGCCGTCTGAATTTTTCAGACGGCCTTTGATATTGCCCCAAACCTATTTTTCTTCCTTTCCCCTCACCGCCATCAGCGTATGCAGGCGGCGGTTGTCGGCGCGGGCGACGGTAAACTGGAGCGGTCCGATGACGACTTTTTCGCCGCGCACGGGCAGGCGGCCCAATTCCTGAATCACCAAACCGCCGACGGTATCGGCTTCTTCGTCGCTGAAATCCGTGCCGAAAAAGGCGTTGATGTCTTTGATTTCGGTCACGGCCTTAATCCGCCAGCGTTCGGCGGAAACAGCGGAAATATTGTCGGCGCTTTCGTCCTCGTCGAATTCGTCTTCGATGTCGCCGACGATTTGCTCGATGATGTCTTCAAACGTTACCAGCCCCGAAACGCCGCCGTATTCGTCCACCACAATCGCCATATGGCCGCGCTGTTCGCGGAATTCTTTCAAAAGCGCGTTTAGCCCCTTGCTTTCGGGCACAAACGCGGCAGGGCGCAGGATGGCTTTGAGGTCGAACTGCTCGGGGGCAAACATATATTTCAGCAGATCTTTGGCATGAAGAATGCCCAAAACCTCGTCTTTGTCGCCCGCAATCACGGGAAAACGCGAATGGGCGGTCTCGATGATGTAGCCGACGATGCGCTCGAGGCTGTCGTTTTCCTTGACCACATTCATCTGCGCGCGCGTGACCATTGCATCGCGCACGTCGAGTTCGGCAAAATCCAATACTTTTTCCAAACGCAAAAGCGTGTCGGCATCAAACACTTCCTGCTCGTGC
Coding sequences within it:
- a CDS encoding efflux RND transporter periplasmic adaptor subunit; this encodes MAKKIKWVVGAVVLAGLCYGAWSYFQPKDTVNYLTEPVGRKDLKQTVTATGEISADKLIQVGAEASGQIKKLHVKIGQQVKKGDLIAEIDSRTQTNTLNTKRAELDTFQAKLRSQQIALKSAQTQYKREKALWAEDATSKENLETAENNLAAAKASLEEIRSSIKQTQISINTAEKELGDTKITAPSDGTVVAIPVEEGQSVNAVQSTPTIVQLADLSVMLNKMQIAEGDISKVKAGMPVSFTVLSDSDKVRTGKLDSVDPGLTTMSQGSYTTSTDTTSTAIYYYARALVPNEDRSLHIGMTTENTITVNEAKNVLTVPVLAVKPKNGKRFVRVLGNKNKPVEKEIGVGLSDGTNIQVTKGLAEGEKVIVSEADANAKSNNMRGDPGGPPM
- a CDS encoding type IV pilin protein, with the protein product MKHPQRGFTLIEMLIVITILAILATIAYPIYTEQVRQSRLSNVRATLVKNAQMLERYYAQKHTFEGFSPSSLAQNDHFDISFGKPDTNNTKNSIKVDPTAAGFVLRAEPKNKDEPCTVYLNDSGLFWAVSSDDTKACPGYDKLSD
- a CDS encoding HlyC/CorC family transporter, producing MDDTPSKPNFFERLVSRLAGEPDSAEDVVSLLRQAHEQEVFDADTLLRLEKVLDFAELDVRDAMVTRAQMNVVKENDSLERIVGYIIETAHSRFPVIAGDKDEVLGILHAKDLLKYMFAPEQFDLKAILRPAAFVPESKGLNALLKEFREQRGHMAIVVDEYGGVSGLVTFEDIIEQIVGDIEDEFDEDESADNISAVSAERWRIKAVTEIKDINAFFGTDFSDEEADTVGGLVIQELGRLPVRGEKVVIGPLQFTVARADNRRLHTLMAVRGKEEK